From Oncorhynchus masou masou isolate Uvic2021 chromosome 7, UVic_Omas_1.1, whole genome shotgun sequence, one genomic window encodes:
- the LOC135543321 gene encoding gap junction gamma-1 protein-like — MSWSFLTRLLDEISNHSTFVGKIWLTVLIIFRIVLTAVGGETIYYDEQAKFVCNTQQPGCENVCYDAFAPLSHVRFWIFQVILITTPTIMYLGFAMHKIARMDDVEYRPLHRAGKKRIPIVTRGAQRDYEEAEDNGEEDPMITEEIEVEKDKEKVTEGSVKKHDGRRRIARDGLMKVYVCSLISRIAFEVAFLLGQYVLYGFEVAPFYVCTRSPCPHTVDCFVSRPTEKTIFLLVMYVVSLLCTTLTLLEILHLGVGGVRDTLRGRARRHPTPALPPVARGSLCSSRHGPTAPPGYHTVLGKKDPSGKLKAEFRDPLAGDYGRESLGDEASSRDLERLRKHLKMAQQHLDLAYQNEEGQGSPSRSSSPENNTTAAEQNRLNLAQEKQAAAREKGVHA; from the exons ATGAGCTGGAGCTTCCTGACGCGTCTCCTGGATGAGATCTCCAACCACAGCACGTTCGTGGGGAAGATCTGGCTGACTGTGCTCATCATCTTCCGCATCGTGCTGACGGCCGTGGGGGGCGAGACCATCTACTACGATGAACAGGCTAAGTTCGTCTGCAACACGCAGCAGCCCGGGTGTGAGAACGTCTGCTACGACGCCTTCGCTCCTCTCTCACACGTCCGCTTCTGGATCTTCCAG GTGATCCTGATCACCACCCCTACCATCATGTACTTGGGCTTTGCCATGCACAAGATCGCCCGCATGGACGATGTTGAGTACCGGCCTCTTCATCGTGCCGGGAAGAAGAGAATACCCATCGTGACCCGGGGGGCACAGCGGGACTACGAGGAGGCAGAGGACAACGGAGAGGAGGACCCCATGATCACTGAGGAGATCGAGGTGGAGAAGGACAAAGAGAAGGTGACAGAAG GCTCTGTGAAGAAGCACGACGGTCGGCGGCGGATCGCGCGTGACGGCCTGATGAAGGTGTACGTGTGTTCGCTGATCTCACGCATCGCCTTCGAGGTGGCCTTCCTGTTAGGCCAGTATGTCCTCTACGGCTTCGAGGTGGCGCCCTTCTACGTGTGCACACGCTCTCCCTGTCCGCATACGGTGGACTGCTTCGTCTCGCGGCCCACCGAGAAGACCATCTTCCTCCTGGTCATGTACGTGGTGTCTCTCCTCTGCACCACACTCACCCTCCTGGAGATTCTCCATCTCGGTGTCGGTGGAGTCCGTGACACCCTCCGCGGGCGCGCCAGACGCCACCCCACCCCAGCTCTTCCCCCCGTGGCCCGGGGGTCCCTCTGCAGTTCCCGCCATGGACCCACGGCCCCGCCAGGGTACCACACGGTCCTGGGGAAGAAGGACCCGTCTGGCAAGCTGAAGGCAGAGTTCAGAGATCCGTTGGCGGGGGACTATGGGAGGGAGAGCCTGGGGGACGAGGCGTCCAGCAGAGACCTGGAGAGGCTGAGGAAGCACCTGAAGATGGCCCAGCAGCACCTGGACTTGGCCTACCAGAACGAGGAGGGCCAGGGGTCCCCGTCACGGAGCAGCAGTCCTGAGAACAACACCACggcagcagagcagaacagactaAACTTGGCTCAGGAGAAACAGGCGGCGGCCAGGGAGAAAG GAGTACATGCCTGA
- the LOC135543016 gene encoding inhibin alpha chain-like: MQIGPSTVLSCALLLLWTQTLTQACQGDELPRDVVLDWFKQRLLDGLGLEQPPEPSHQAPDGGRERAEAGRGHRRSTRVGRAAWAQDHRRHHQESHEQVILFPSSDSTCDSSDSPSEERATSHFTYYFQSSLDNQESAITSAHFWFYAGEGASRNITPLFLLTSDQQLLQVAEFPAKTTADGWTTYHFEHHLLTSLTQGPFVLQVRCPGCECHANEADKMPFLHLHTRPHSPDRSPRRAAATIPWFPSSIDLLMRPSQQKPEYSDCQREMINISFQELGWDNWIVHPKVLNFYYCHGTCSALDRTTAMLGIKQCCAPVPGTMRSLQFTTTSDGGYSFKYETLPNVIPEECTCI; this comes from the exons ATGCAGATTGGTCCTTCTACCGTCCTCTCCTGTGCCCTGCTACTCCTGTggacccagaccctgacccaggCCTGCCAGGGGGACGAGCTGCCCCGTGACGTGGTGTTGGACTGGTTCAAACAGCGCCTCCTGGATGGGTTAGGGCTGGAGCAGCCCCCCGAGCCCAGCCACCAGGCCCCTgacgggggcagagagagagcagaggcggGGCGAGGTCACCGGAGGTCCACCAGGGTAGGGAGGGCAGCCTGGGCACAGGACCACAGGAGGCATCACCAGGAGAGCCATGAGCAAGTCATCCTCTTCCCCAGCTCTG ACTCTACCTGTGATAGCTCAGACTCCCCATCAGAGGAGAGAGCCACCAGCCACTTCACCTACTACTTCCAATCCTCCCTAGACAACCAGGAGTCAGCCATCACCTCAGCCCATTTCTGGTTCTACGCCGGCGAGGGGGCCAGCAGGAAcatcacccctctcttcctcctcacttCAGACCAGCAGCTCCTCCAGGTGGCAGAGTTTCCGGCCAAGACCACCGCTGATGGCTGGACCACCTACCACTTCGAGcatcacctcctcacctccctgaCCCAAGGCCCCTTCGTACTCCAGGTGCGCTGCCCCGGCTGCGAATGCCACGCAAACGAAGCCGACAAAATGCCATTCCTCCACCTGCACACCCGACCTCACAGCCCAGACCGCTCCCCGCGGCGAGCGGCCGCCACCATTCCTTGGTTCCCATCGTCCATCGACCTCCTGATGCGGCCATCGCAGCAGAAGCCAGAGTACAGTGACTGTCAGCGGGAGATGATCAACATCTCGTTCCAGGAGCTGGGCTGGGACAACTGGATCGTTCACCCAAAGGTTCTCAACTTCTACTACTGTCATGGCACCTGCTCGGCTTTGGACCGCACCACTGCTATGCTGGGGATCAAACAGTGCTGCGCTCCGGTCCCCGGGACCATGAGGTCACTACAGTTTACCACTACGTCTGACGGAGGGTACTCCTTTAAATACGAGACCCTGCCCAACGTCATACCAGAGGAGTGCACCTGCATCTAG